The following DNA comes from Bacillus spongiae.
GTCCAATATCTAACGTTTCAATAACGTGACCCATATGTTCCTCGTATTCTTTATCTGAAACTTTGTATACTTTTTTTAATAACTGAAATGATTCTTGTACAGCAATGTCCCACCAAAGTTGGGAGCGTTGTCCGAATACAACACCAATTGTATTCACAAACTTCTCTCGGTCTTTATGTGGGTTCATTCCGTTTACAATAATCTTTCCAGAGGTAGGTGTTAAAATCCCTGTCAGCATTTTAATTGTAGTAGATTTTCCAGCTCCATTTTCTCCAATATATCCAACCATCTCACCTTGTTTAACCGAAAAACCAATTGAATCTACCGCTACTTTTGTATGATAGTTTCTTGTGAATAGATCTCGAAAGGCTCCCTTTAATCCTGGTCGACTGGCGTATAATTTAAATTCCTTGGATAAAGAATCTATATATATTGCATTTTCCATTTATGGCTCCCCCTTCTTATGAGTGCAAGAAATAGTTTACCACATCTCCTCCTTATTAAAGCTCAGGTTGCTTATCCAAGTCTTCGTCTTTCATTTGCCTTAAAGTTGACAGAAGACTAAAATATAACCATTCAACAAATCTATCCTCAGATGGATAGAAGAACAAAAAGCAATAACAGCGGAAACGCTGACTACACGAATGCTATGTATTGCATTAATCTGACAAAAATAAATTTAGGAGGATTTCATGAAATTTTCAAAATCTGAAAGCTTACATAAAGAAGCAACGGAAAATATTGTGGGAGGCGTAAACAGTCCCTCACGATCTTATAAAGCTGTAGGTGGAGGATCACCTATTGCAATGGAAAAAGCTAATGGGGCTTATTTTTGGGATGTTGATGGTAACAAATACATTGATTACTTGGCGGCATATGGCCCCATTATTACAGGACATGCTCACCCTCATATTACGGAAGCCATTACGGAGGCAGCAAAAAATGGGGTGCTATATGGAACACCAACACCTCATGAAGTGAAATTTGCAAAGCTACTAAGAAAGGCCATTCCATCCCTTGAAAAAGTTCGCTTTGTAAATTCTGGAACTGAAGCCGTTATGACCACCATCCGTGTTGCAAGAGCGTATACGGGAAGAGATAAAATCATCAAGTTTGCCGGCTGTTACCATGGTCACTCAGATTTAGTGTTAGTCGCAGCTGGTTCTGGACCATCTACACTTGGAACTCCTGATTCTGCAGGTGTACCGAAGAGCATTGCCAATGAAGTGATCACTGTTCCTTTTAATGAAGTGGAACCGTTTAAAGAAGCTTTAGAAAAATGGGGAGACCAAATCGCTGCTGTACTCGTGGAACCGATTGTTGGAAACTTTGGAATTGTAGAACCAGAGAATGGATTCTTAGAAAAAGTAAACGAACTTACCCATAAAGCAGGTGCCTTAGTAATCTATGATGAAGTCATTACCGCTTTCCGATTCATGTACGGTGGTGCGCAAGATTACTTAGGTGTTAAACCTGACTTAACTGCACTCGGAAAGATTATCGGTGGAGGACTTCCAATCGGGGCATATGGTGGCCGCATAGATATTATGGAAAAGGTAGCTCCGCTAGGACCTGCTTATCAAGCAGGAACAATGGCGGGTAATCCTGCCTCTATGATGGCAGGAATAGCCTGTTTAGAAGTCCTCCAACAAGAAGGACTATATGATGAGCTCGATCGTCTAGGAAAAATACTGGAAGATGGGATATTAGCTTCCGCTAAAAAATATAATACCCCTATCTCCATTAATCGTCTAAAAGGGGCATTAACTATTTATTTTACAAAAGAAAAAGTACGTAACTATGAACAAGCCGAAGCAACCGATGGGGAAATGTTTGCTACTTTTTTTAAACTAATGTTGAATCAAGGGATTAATCTAGCGCCCTCTAAATATGAAGCTTGGTTCTTAACCATTGCTCATACAGGAGATGACGTGCAGCAAACATTAAAGGCTGTTGATATCGCCTTCCGAAAGCTTTCTAACGTATAATCATACAAACCAAGCAACTTCAATAACGGTATTGTTTTTGCTTGGTTTCACCAATAAATTGTAAGCGTTTTCAACTTTTACTTCCTAACTCCCCTCTTTAATTTTTATCCAAAAACATGTATATAAAATTGAATTCCAACCATTGTTATGCTATGATAGAATCACTGTTCTGAAAATTATAAATAGTTTTTATTGTTATTGTTTTATACTAATAATCCTTTTCGGAGGTGTCAATCTTTGGATATAAAAAGCAAAAAATGGGATCAAAGTACGTTTCAAGATTTTCACAAAGGAGCACATGATGCATGCGGAATTGTCGCATGTATTGAAAAAAACAAAATACCTACCAATAAGAATGTTCAACGTTGTATTGATGCGTTAATTACGCTCGATCATCGTGCAGGGTTTATTAATGGTGAAGGAGACGGCGCGGGAATTCATACAGATATCCCTCGCGAACTTTGGAAAGAAAAGCTCATGTCAAAAGGTTTGTCTGCTGACCATGTAGAATCTCCTCGATTTATTGTAGGCCATTTCTTTCTAACCCGAAATGCACTAGCAAATGACAACCTATTCAATCTGCTTACACTATTC
Coding sequences within:
- a CDS encoding glutamate-1-semialdehyde 2,1-aminomutase, which codes for MKFSKSESLHKEATENIVGGVNSPSRSYKAVGGGSPIAMEKANGAYFWDVDGNKYIDYLAAYGPIITGHAHPHITEAITEAAKNGVLYGTPTPHEVKFAKLLRKAIPSLEKVRFVNSGTEAVMTTIRVARAYTGRDKIIKFAGCYHGHSDLVLVAAGSGPSTLGTPDSAGVPKSIANEVITVPFNEVEPFKEALEKWGDQIAAVLVEPIVGNFGIVEPENGFLEKVNELTHKAGALVIYDEVITAFRFMYGGAQDYLGVKPDLTALGKIIGGGLPIGAYGGRIDIMEKVAPLGPAYQAGTMAGNPASMMAGIACLEVLQQEGLYDELDRLGKILEDGILASAKKYNTPISINRLKGALTIYFTKEKVRNYEQAEATDGEMFATFFKLMLNQGINLAPSKYEAWFLTIAHTGDDVQQTLKAVDIAFRKLSNV